The uncultured Ilyobacter sp. nucleotide sequence GGGGTAGGATTGTTTTCATCAATTCCGAAAGCATTTTCCACTATCTTTCCATAGATAAAATAACCACCAATCAGGGTTGCCAGGGCAATTAAAAAAGTTATCATTTTTTTACCTCCATCTTTATTAAATTTATTTTTAATATTTCTTATATTGGAATTATACCCTTAATATAGGAACATAATAAACGAAGATGACTCAAAAGGATTTAAAATTAACATGAAATGCAAAATAGCGTCATGAACTGCAAGAAAATTTTCGTAATAAATAGTTTTCTTATAGAACTTTACGTTTTTTTTTCGGATTTTAAATACTATTTAAGAATAGTAGAGACAAAATTATATTAGTTGATTTATAAAAATTACGATTTTTATTATTTAGATATATTTAGTAGAGATTTAAGTGATTTACAGGTTAATATTTTCACTTGATCTTGACCTAGTTTAATAAATTTGATTTCCCACATGAAATTTATCTTTATTAGTGATACTATGTTCCTTTTTTACGGCATATTTTAAAGGACTTATAATTTAAAAAAATAATATTTAATAAAAATTTTGTAAAAAGATATATTTTTTAGTGAAAGTTTGGTTCAACATAGAATTTATTTTTTCAAAAAAATTCAAAAATTCTTTTCTTTTGATAACTCCTGTAATTTTATATATGTGAAAAAAATATCTTATATTGAAATATGTTTTTTCTGGTGTTAAGATTCCCAATGAGGTCAATGATTTCAGAGGGGGGAAAACAATTTTGGATATAAGGGAAAAAATCGTAAAGTTAAAAAAAGAAAAAAAGGCTATCATTTTAGCTCATTATTATCAGAGGGATGATGTGCAAGAGATTGCAGATTATGTAGGTGACTCTTTTTACCTAGCCCAGGTTGGAAAAGAATCAGACGCTGAGATAATTGTATTTTGTGGAGTTCGTTTCATGGCTGAAAGTGCAAAAATTATATCACCTGATAAAACAGTATTGTTTCCATGTTACACAGAGGCTCCTTGCTGCATGGAATATATGGCAACGCCTGAGGAGATATTGCAGTATAAGGAAAAGTACCCTGAGGTGAAAGTTGTGACGTATGTAAATTCCTCAAGTGATGTTAAGACAGTTTCTGATGTATGCTGTACCTCATCGAGTGTTGAAAATATAATAAATAACTTAGATTCAGAGGAGATACTCTTCGTTCCTGATAAAAATCTAGCTAGCTATGTACAGGAACAAGTTCTAAACAAAAAAATAATTCCATGGGATGGATGCTGTAATATACATGATGCTGTAAAAGTCTCTGATATAGAAAGTGCAATAGATGAAAATGGAAAAGATCTTGTCATAGCAGCTCACCCAGAATGCAAAAAAAATGTGAGAGACATGGCTCATTATGTGGGAAGTACCAGCGGAATACTGAATTATGTGAAAAAAAGCAGCAGTAAAAGATTTTTGATAGTGACAGAAAAAGGAATATCTCATCAGCTGAAAAAATATAATCCTGATAAAGAGTTCTTTTTCCTTCCTATGCTTTGTAAGGCTATGAAAAAGGTATTTCCTGAAACAATATTGGAATCACTTGAGACAATGAATGGAGAGATTATATTAGACGACGAAACAGTCACTAAGGCTGCAAAGGCTCTTAATAACATGCTTTTATTTTCAAAACCACGAGGTGAGTAGTTTGAAGACAGATGTATTGATAGTAGGTAGTGGTATAGGGGGACTTTACACTGCACTAAATTTAGAGGCCAAATTAAATATCACTATAGTAACAAATTCTAAGATAAGAGACTGTAACTCCTATCTAGCCCAAGGGGGTGTAACCACAGTAATGCCTGGTGATGAAGACTCCTTTATAGAGGACACCTTAGCTGCAGGGCATTCTAAAAACAGTTACGAAACCTTAGAAATTGTAGCCAGAGAGTCCTGGAAAAATATCCAAACCTTAATTGATATGGGAGCTGAGTTCCAAAAGAATGAAAATGGGGAACTAAAATTTACAAAAGAAGCCGCCCACAGTAAAAAAAGAATCCTTTTTCATGGATCTGAAACTGGTAAAATGATCATGGAAACTTTGATTGAAAACATTGAAAAAAGAGAAAATATAACCATCTTTGAAAACACTGAACTTTTGGACCTTAAAATTTCCGAAAACTCTGCCTACGGTGGGTTTTTCAGGAATAAAAATAAAAACTTTTCGGTGGACTCAAAAATAGTGGTACTGGCTACAGGAGGTATAGGGGGGCTCTTTAAAAATTCAACCAATCACGAGAACATAAAAGGGATAGCCCTTGCTCTGGCTAAACGGCATAATATAGAAACAAAAGACATTGACTGTATTCAACTGCATCCTACGGCAATGGAAAATCCTAGCAGAAGAAGGTTATTTTTGCTTTCTGAGGCCCTTAGAGGTGAAGGTGCTGTCATCAGAGATGCCGACGGGAAAAGATTTGTAGACGAGCTGCTCCCGAGGGATAAGGTAACAGAATCTATTATTAAAAGGAAAATTAAGAATAGTAGTCAGATATATCTTGATGTCACTGCTCTTGACTCTGACTATATCAAAAATAGATTTAAGAGTATATGGGATGAGTGCCTTGAAATAGGATATGACCTAACTTCCGACCTTATACCCATATGCCCGGCGCAACATTATTTTATGGGAGGAATAAAAACAGACCTTAAAGGAAGATCAAGCTGTCAGTATCTATACGTAGTGGGAGAGGCTGCCTGTACAGGATTACACGGAAAAAATCGTTTAGCTAGCAACTCTCTTTTAGAAGCTTTGGTTTTTGGAAGAAAGGCTGCTTTTGATATCAATATACATATCATGGATATAACTTTGACGGAAAACCCGACATCTGAAGATGAGTGGTGCCCGGAAAAAGCAGCAAGAGAAATTATAATAAGACACAGAGGAGATTTGAAAAATGAATTACGTCATTATTGATGATATAATAAAAAATGCTCTCTTAGAGGACAGGGTTTATGCTGATATTACCACAGAAAGCATAAGCTCCACGGAAAGTAAGGCTGAAATTAGTCTGATATCAAAAGAAAAGGGAAAAATATGTGGACTAGGTGTTTTTTCACGAGTTTTTCAAATTTTGGGAGATGTAGACATAAGCTTTTTCAAAACAGAGGGAGAACTTGTAAAAAAAGGAGAAGTTATTGCTAAGCTTAGAGGAAGCACTAGGTTACTTTTGTCTGGAGAAAGAGTGGCACTCAATCTTCTGCAAAGAATGTCAGGGATAGCAACTGCCGCATACGAAGCTTCTGAGATATTAAAAGAATATGGCATAAAAGTATTGGACACCAGGAAAACAACACCAGGACTGAGATATCTGGAGAAATATGCAGTCCTGACAGGAGGGGGCTTTAACCATCGTTTTGATCTATCTGATATGGCCATGATAAAGGATAACCACATATTAGCTGCCGGCGGAATCAAAAGAGCCGTAGAACTAATTAGAGAAAGACACCCTTTTATAAAAAAAATCGAGGTGGAGACTGAAAGTCTAGAACAGGTAAAAGAAGCTATCGAAACAAAGGCGGATATCATCATGCTAGACAATATGGATGATGAACTTCTTAAAGAGTGCATCACTTATATCAATGGTAGAGCCATTATAGAGGTTTCTGGAAACATGAATGCAGACAGACTTAAAAATTTGAAAGAACTTAAAATAGATTATGTCTCAATGGGTAAGCTCACTCATTCTGTAAAAGCTATGGATATAAGTATGAAAAAACTTAAAATTATAAAGTAAAATTCTCCCTTGCCCTTTCGGCAAAAATAATCACTTTTTCTAACACCTTAACTTAATTGACCTTTACATGTTATAATCAAAGGAAAGATTTAATTGTAAAAGAGGTGAAGGATATGAGATTGTTAGTAGTTATTATGTCTATAATCCTCACAGGTTGTAGTATGGTTAACTATGAAGTGGACAAGGTTACTTATAATGCTAAAGGAAAAAATCAGAGAGTAAAATTTATAATTTTACACTATACTGCATGTGATGACAAAATATCTATAAAGACCCTGACAAAGGAAAATGTTAGCTCTCACTACCTAATAACGACTCTTAGATGGGATCCTATATTTCAACTTGTTTCTGAAAATGAAAGGGCCTGGCACGCAGGTTTTAGCAGTTTCCATGGAAGAACCAACCTAAATGACACCTCAATAGGAATAGAGATAGTAAATCTAGGCTTTTCAGAAATAGACGGTGAACTTCAATTCTATTCTTTTGAAGAATCCCAGATAAGAAAAACTGCTCATCTGCTGAAAAAAATATCTAAAAAATATAATATAGAACCGACAAATATCCTTGGACACTCAGATATAGCCCCAGGTCGAAAATCCGACCCGGGACCTAGGTTCCCTTGGGAAAGGTTATATAAAGAGTTCGGTATAGGGGCTTGGTATGACACTGCAGACTATAATTTTTATTATGACTCTGCCATATTTAATATCTACTCTATAGAGGATATCCAGTCTGAGTTTAAAAAATACGGTTATGATATGGAAATCTCCGGGGAATGGAGTGAAAATGAAAAGAATGTTCTAAAGGCTTTTCAGATGCATTTCAGACCTGAGAATACAAGTGGCGAGATGGATTTGGAAACTTTTGCTATTATAAAAGCTCTTAATCATAAGTATCGATAATCTTTTAATTAAAGTAATTTCTAAGCCTGGAGGTTTATTTTGAATAGAGAAAAATTTTTATCTGAGAATAAAATACACTTTTCTTATCACGAATTTTTTGACAATGAAACTTTAAACTTAATAGAGGATATTTTAAGTGTTATAGGAGAAGATTACACCCCTAAAAAAACGGATATTTTCAAGGTGTTCAGGTATGACTTAAACCAAGCAAAAGTACTTCTTTTAGGGATGGATCCCTATCCGCAAAAGGGTGTGGCCACGGGTCTGGCCTTTGAAGTAGAACTTGATTCCTGGAAGGACCCGAGTGTAAATACTTCGCTTAAAAATATGCTCAAACTCATATATAAGAGTTATTATGGAGAAATTCTCAGTATAGAGGAGTTGAGAGAAAAAATAAGAAATAAAGAGTTTAGAATTTTATCACCGGACAAACTATTCAAAGAATGGGCCAGTGAGGGAGTGATATTTCTCAATACTGCACTCACCACAAAAATAGGTAAAGCCGGGGCACATATAAACCTATGGAAGCCTTTTACAGAAAAACTTCTGAGTTTTATAGGGAAAAAGAATCCCTCTCTCACCTACCTACTGTGGGGAGGAAAGGCTCAGAAATTTGAAAAGTTTATTGTTTCAGGAAAAATAGTAAAACACAACCATCCAGCTATTTGCGGGAAACTACATAATCCTCAAGACTTTTTAAATGGTGTCTCGTTTATTGAAACAAAAAAGGATATCGATTGGATAATGGGAGAGGAAATATGAAAAAGACTATATTACTTGGAGACAGCATAACAGAGTGGAATCCACTAAAGGACAATAACATCATAAATATGGGGGTGGCAGGCGATACCACCAGGGATATTTTTTGGAGAATCGATGAGGTTAAAAGTATAGAGGCTGAAAAAGTTATTTTCATGGCTGGAATCAATGATATTTTAATGAATTTCTCATTTGAAAAAACCTGTAACTTTTATAAGAAAATAGTGTCTTCTCTAAATGAAAGTTTTGATGAGATAATTTTAATAGCAATTCTTCCTGCACTTGGGGATGACAAACTTGATATTAACATTCTTCAAGTAAATAGTTTTATAAAGAGCTTAGCTAAGGAAAATAACCTGATTTTTTTAGATCTATCAAAGCTTTTTTTTAATGACGAAGGTTCTTTAATGATTTCCCTTTATACTGACGGACTTCATCTATCGTCTTTAGGTTACAAATATCTTAATAGAGAACTTTTGAAAATAATATGACAAAAATATTTAGAGATAAAATTTCATAGAAAAGTATCATTTTTTTAGCCCATCAGCATTGAGAAAATATTCAAGATACCATACAATGAGTTTTCTATTCCAACTGAAAAATTAGTTTCTGGGTAAAAACCATGGTCTATGACAGTTTTTATAGGATCAATGGCATATCTCACATCATGTCCTAACCTATCATTTACGAAGCTTATTAGGTCACGGTCTATTGACTACAATTTTTTTAAGGATATTTAATATCTAGGGTTCTCTCTAACTTAACATGTGAACTCCATCAATTATGATTTTGGATATGTTAATATTTTTTCTTCCTTGAATCCCCCTATACTATAAACTTCTCCACATTTATAACCATATCTATCCCTCTGCAACGGTCCTCAACATATAGCAAGAAGCTATAGATGCAGCATAGGGACTTCTAGATTTTCCATAATGTTTTCAAAATTTCCAGCATAAGTGGGCTTATCCAAAATTATCGGCTTTATTTTTTCATTCTTTTTAAGCATATATTTTACAAAATTAGCCCCTATAAATCCGGCTCCCCTGGTAATCAAATAAGTTTTCACTGATCTCCTTCCTCCATCTCCTCAAAAAATCTATCTATTGCATTTTTCCAGTGAGGCATTTTCATTCCTATAATTTTTTCCGACTTTTGGCTAGAAAGCTTTGAGTATTCCGGTCTTTTGGCAGGTAAATTAAATTTAGATGTCTTTACTTTAACCAACTCACCTTTCCATCCAAGTTTTCTCAATATATACTTTCCTTCATCATACTTACTAGCTACACCGTCGTTAGACAAGTGATAAAGTCCAAATTTCCCTGAGTTTATAAGTTTCCAAGAATATTCTGCCAAATCTTTTGAATAAGTAGGCGATGACACCTGATCATCTACAAGTTCAAGCTTTTTTCTTTCTTTTGACCAGCTTATCACACTTTTAACAAAATTATTATTTCCCATACCAAAGACCCAGGAAGTTCTGATAACAAAGCTCTTTTCATAGGCAGCAAAGACACGTTTTTCCCCTTCTGACTTTGATTCAGAATAAATACTTATGGGATTAGGGATATCAGACTCTGTATAAGGTTTATTTTTCCAACCGTCAAACACAAAGTCACTGGAATAGGTTACGAAGACAGCCCCAAGTTTTTTAGCTTCCAAGGCTAAGTTCGCAGGTGCAAGGCTGTTTACTGCAAAACATTTTTCCGGTTCTGTTTCAGCTCTGTCGACATCATTATAGGCGGCACAGTTTATTATAAAACCTATCTCTTTCCCTTCAATAAAGTTTTTTACAGTATTTATATCTGTAATATCTAGTTCCCCCCGTACTGGGGCAATATACTCTATCCCAAGTTTTTTAAAGAGATTCTGAAACTCTCTCCCCAATTGACCTGTCCCACCGGTTAAAAGAATCATTCCAACCCTCCTAAATACTCCTTAAAGCTAGATTGTCCCTTGTCTCTTTCAGATAATATGAGATTTTTTTCCTCTAATCCAAATTCTTCAAGGGGCCATTTTATCCCTATATCAGGGTCATTCCAGCTTATTCCTGAATCAAACTCAGGATAATAAAAATCAGTACATTTATACTGTAGCTCTGTATCTTTTTCTAAGGTTAAAAAACCATGGGCAAAACCTTCTGGTATATAAAAGAGCTTTTTGTTTTCTTCACTTAGGATTAAGCCATACCACATACCAAAAGTTGTACTTTTTTTCCTCAAATCAACTGCCACATCCCATATACTTCCTCTAGTCACCCTTATTAGCTTTCCCTGAGAATGCTTTTTTTGAAAATGAAGACCTCTTAAAACTCCTTTTTTTGACCTTGAATGATTATCTTGTACAAATTCTGAGTCAATGCCTAATTTTTCAAAATCTCTCTGGTTGTATGTCTCCATAAAAAACCCCCTCTGGTCACTGAATACAATTGGGTCTATTATTATTAAATCTTTTATTTTAGTTTTTGTTATTTTGAATTTTGTCATTATATCCTCATTTCTAATTTGTGTTTTATTTTATAAGCTTATGGTAAACAGATATTATCTGTTTTGATATGGATTCAGTTACTAGATAGTCGCCCCTGTCCCTCTATCAAGTATGATTTCTTTCATAGTTTCCTCTAAAAATCTGACTGATTTTAGTCTGATATTAATTTTTCAAGCCTTACTCTATATTGCTACTCAATTGTACATTACCTGAAAATATCTGTCCAATTAATTCTGCCAGTTAGTCAGATATAAAAAAACTATTAAACTACCTTATTTTTTAATTTTATTTATATAGAACTCGCCTTTTTTTGTGGTTATATTACTGTATATAAAAATAAAAATCCTTTTAATTTATTTCCAGTTTAGGCTCTAAATGCCTATTTTTATGACTTATATCTAAAAACAAAAAATACTTGACAAATTTTTCAAAAAGGTGTATTTATTAATTGTTAGCACTCCTAGTATTAGAGTGCCAATAAAAATTTGAGGAGGTTTTAGATGAATATCAAACCAATAGGAAAGAGACTGCTGGTAAAGCCTTTGAAAATGGAAGAAAAAACTTCTAGCGGGATTATTTTACCAAGCTCTGAAAACAAGACAGTTCCCAATATGGGGGAAGTAGTAGCCATAGGAGCAGTGGACGAGATCAAAACAGGTGAGAAAATTGTTTACAAGAAATTCTCAGGAACAGAGATCACTGATTCTGAGGAGAAATATTTAATTCTTGAAATGGAAGATGTTTTGGCTGTAGCAGAATAATTGGAGGAGGTATACAATGGCTAAGATATTAAAATTTAATGAAGAAGCTAGAAAAAAATTAGAGGCAGGAGTAGATACCCTAGCAGATGCGGTGAAGGTAACACTAGGACCAAGAGGGAGAAATGTTGTGCTAGAAAAATCATTTGGTGCTCCCCTTATTACAAATGACGGTGTATCTATAGCAAAAGAGATTGAATTGGAAGACCAATTTGAAAATATGGGTGCTCAACTTATAAAAGAGGTGGCAACTAAGGCCAATGATGTGGCTGGAGACGGTACGACTACCGCCACAGTCCTTGCTCAGGCAATTGTTAAAGAGGGCCTCAAAATGGTAAGTGCCGGTGCCAACCCTATGTTTATTAGAAAAGGAATAGAAAAAGCTTCTAAGGAGGCTGTTAAACATCTTAAAGAGAGATCGAAAGTTATAGAGGGTAACGAGGAAATAGAGCAGGTGGCATCTATATCTGCTTCAGATACGGAAATAGGTAAACTTATTTCTCAAGCCATGGAAAAAGTTGGAGATACAGGGGTTATAACTGTAGAAGAAGCAAAATCCCTAGAAACAACTTTAGACATTGTAGAAGGAATGCAATTTGATAAGGGATATGTTTCACCGTATATGTCAACTGATATGGAAAGAATGGAAGCAAGTCTAGAAAACCCCTATATCCTTATCACAGACAAAAAAATAAGTTCTATGAAGGATCTGTTACCTATTTTAGAGAAAACAATGCAGTCCTCTAGACCTTTTCTTATTATAGCAGATGACATCGAAGGAGAAGCCCTTACAACGCTTGTGGTTAATAAGCTAAGAGGAACTCTAAACGCTGTAGCTGTAAAAGCTCCTGCCTTTGGTGACAGAAGAAAAGAGATGTTAGAAGATATTGCCATACTCACTGGAGGAGATGTAATCTCTGAAGAGATGGGAATGAAGTTAGAAGAAACAACTATAGAGAATCTGGGTCAGGCTAAAAAGATAAAGATAAATAAAGACAAGACAGTTATAATTGATGGTATAGGAGAGCAACAGAAAATTGATGATCGAGTTACACAGATTAAGCGAAGAATAGAAGAGTGCAGCTCAAGTTATGATAAGGAAAAACTTCAAGAAAGACTTGCTAAGCTTGCCGGAGGAGTGGCTGTTATAAAAGTCGGAGCGGCAACAGAAACTGAAATGAAAGAAAAAAAACTCAGAATCGAAGATGCACTCAATGCAACCAGGGCAGCAGTAGAAGAAGGAATTGTTCCAGGAGGTGGAACAATACTAGTCGAAATTGCCTCTGATATGGAAGATTTCACTCTTCCTGGAGAAGAAGGAATTGGAGTCGAGATATTAAAGAAAGCACTTCACACACCATTGAGACAAATTTCTGAAAATGCAGGTCTAGACGGAGGGGTAGTGGTAGAAAAAATAAAAATGCTTCCTGAAGGCCATGGTTTCAATGCAGCCAATGAAACTTATGTGGATATGATAAAAGAGGGAATTATTGACCCTGCAAAGGTTACTAGATCGGCTATACAAAATGCCGCTTCAATTTCGGCTTTGATACTCACTACAGAAGTGGTTGTTGCTGAAAAAAAGGAAAAAAACAGTAGTCATGCCATGCCACCAATGGGAATGCCAGGAATGATGTAAAACCTAAGGGAGGTGGAAGATGAAGAAAATAGTATTGATAGCATCTATGCTTTTATCAGTGTCCCTATTCGGAGAGGGGTTTCGTAATGTCAAATGGGGTGCTAATCTTGCAGAGATAAAAAAATCAGAAGTCAGTAAAAAATTTATCAAATCTTCTGAGGAACAGACCCAGGGAAAGTACTATTGGAATCTAGATTTATACGCCTTTGAAGACTCTTTGAAATCGGCCGGAAAGTTTGATGTGAAATATGTCCTTTTGGAAAACAAACTTATACAAGGTAGCTATTCCCAAAAGATAAAAAAAGGCAACCTCGAAAACTATAATAATATGAAAAAAAATCTTGAGGACAAATATGGATATCCCCAGGGAGTCTATAAAAGTAGTTCTTTCTTGTTTGAAAATGGTGAGAAAAATTCATCGGCAGAAGAAATTCTTACCTGGTATATAAAAGACACCAAGATAGATTTCATACTAGTTAAAGACAAAGAGTTTAAAATTGTATACTATACTCGAGATAAAGATCTAGTTGATTTCATTTGGGATAAAGGTCTTGAAAAAGAAAGA carries:
- a CDS encoding N-acetylmuramoyl-L-alanine amidase produces the protein MRLLVVIMSIILTGCSMVNYEVDKVTYNAKGKNQRVKFIILHYTACDDKISIKTLTKENVSSHYLITTLRWDPIFQLVSENERAWHAGFSSFHGRTNLNDTSIGIEIVNLGFSEIDGELQFYSFEESQIRKTAHLLKKISKKYNIEPTNILGHSDIAPGRKSDPGPRFPWERLYKEFGIGAWYDTADYNFYYDSAIFNIYSIEDIQSEFKKYGYDMEISGEWSENEKNVLKAFQMHFRPENTSGEMDLETFAIIKALNHKYR
- the rfbC gene encoding dTDP-4-dehydrorhamnose 3,5-epimerase — encoded protein: MTKFKITKTKIKDLIIIDPIVFSDQRGFFMETYNQRDFEKLGIDSEFVQDNHSRSKKGVLRGLHFQKKHSQGKLIRVTRGSIWDVAVDLRKKSTTFGMWYGLILSEENKKLFYIPEGFAHGFLTLEKDTELQYKCTDFYYPEFDSGISWNDPDIGIKWPLEEFGLEEKNLILSERDKGQSSFKEYLGGLE
- the rfbD gene encoding dTDP-4-dehydrorhamnose reductase — its product is MILLTGGTGQLGREFQNLFKKLGIEYIAPVRGELDITDINTVKNFIEGKEIGFIINCAAYNDVDRAETEPEKCFAVNSLAPANLALEAKKLGAVFVTYSSDFVFDGWKNKPYTESDIPNPISIYSESKSEGEKRVFAAYEKSFVIRTSWVFGMGNNNFVKSVISWSKERKKLELVDDQVSSPTYSKDLAEYSWKLINSGKFGLYHLSNDGVASKYDEGKYILRKLGWKGELVKVKTSKFNLPAKRPEYSKLSSQKSEKIIGMKMPHWKNAIDRFFEEMEEGDQ
- a CDS encoding GDSL-type esterase/lipase family protein; translation: MKKTILLGDSITEWNPLKDNNIINMGVAGDTTRDIFWRIDEVKSIEAEKVIFMAGINDILMNFSFEKTCNFYKKIVSSLNESFDEIILIAILPALGDDKLDINILQVNSFIKSLAKENNLIFLDLSKLFFNDEGSLMISLYTDGLHLSSLGYKYLNRELLKII
- the groL gene encoding chaperonin GroEL (60 kDa chaperone family; promotes refolding of misfolded polypeptides especially under stressful conditions; forms two stacked rings of heptamers to form a barrel-shaped 14mer; ends can be capped by GroES; misfolded proteins enter the barrel where they are refolded when GroES binds) — protein: MAKILKFNEEARKKLEAGVDTLADAVKVTLGPRGRNVVLEKSFGAPLITNDGVSIAKEIELEDQFENMGAQLIKEVATKANDVAGDGTTTATVLAQAIVKEGLKMVSAGANPMFIRKGIEKASKEAVKHLKERSKVIEGNEEIEQVASISASDTEIGKLISQAMEKVGDTGVITVEEAKSLETTLDIVEGMQFDKGYVSPYMSTDMERMEASLENPYILITDKKISSMKDLLPILEKTMQSSRPFLIIADDIEGEALTTLVVNKLRGTLNAVAVKAPAFGDRRKEMLEDIAILTGGDVISEEMGMKLEETTIENLGQAKKIKINKDKTVIIDGIGEQQKIDDRVTQIKRRIEECSSSYDKEKLQERLAKLAGGVAVIKVGAATETEMKEKKLRIEDALNATRAAVEEGIVPGGGTILVEIASDMEDFTLPGEEGIGVEILKKALHTPLRQISENAGLDGGVVVEKIKMLPEGHGFNAANETYVDMIKEGIIDPAKVTRSAIQNAASISALILTTEVVVAEKKEKNSSHAMPPMGMPGMM
- a CDS encoding L-aspartate oxidase, with translation MSSLKTDVLIVGSGIGGLYTALNLEAKLNITIVTNSKIRDCNSYLAQGGVTTVMPGDEDSFIEDTLAAGHSKNSYETLEIVARESWKNIQTLIDMGAEFQKNENGELKFTKEAAHSKKRILFHGSETGKMIMETLIENIEKRENITIFENTELLDLKISENSAYGGFFRNKNKNFSVDSKIVVLATGGIGGLFKNSTNHENIKGIALALAKRHNIETKDIDCIQLHPTAMENPSRRRLFLLSEALRGEGAVIRDADGKRFVDELLPRDKVTESIIKRKIKNSSQIYLDVTALDSDYIKNRFKSIWDECLEIGYDLTSDLIPICPAQHYFMGGIKTDLKGRSSCQYLYVVGEAACTGLHGKNRLASNSLLEALVFGRKAAFDINIHIMDITLTENPTSEDEWCPEKAAREIIIRHRGDLKNELRHY
- a CDS encoding co-chaperone GroES, translated to MNIKPIGKRLLVKPLKMEEKTSSGIILPSSENKTVPNMGEVVAIGAVDEIKTGEKIVYKKFSGTEITDSEEKYLILEMEDVLAVAE
- a CDS encoding uracil-DNA glycosylase yields the protein MNREKFLSENKIHFSYHEFFDNETLNLIEDILSVIGEDYTPKKTDIFKVFRYDLNQAKVLLLGMDPYPQKGVATGLAFEVELDSWKDPSVNTSLKNMLKLIYKSYYGEILSIEELREKIRNKEFRILSPDKLFKEWASEGVIFLNTALTTKIGKAGAHINLWKPFTEKLLSFIGKKNPSLTYLLWGGKAQKFEKFIVSGKIVKHNHPAICGKLHNPQDFLNGVSFIETKKDIDWIMGEEI
- the nadC gene encoding carboxylating nicotinate-nucleotide diphosphorylase, which produces MNYVIIDDIIKNALLEDRVYADITTESISSTESKAEISLISKEKGKICGLGVFSRVFQILGDVDISFFKTEGELVKKGEVIAKLRGSTRLLLSGERVALNLLQRMSGIATAAYEASEILKEYGIKVLDTRKTTPGLRYLEKYAVLTGGGFNHRFDLSDMAMIKDNHILAAGGIKRAVELIRERHPFIKKIEVETESLEQVKEAIETKADIIMLDNMDDELLKECITYINGRAIIEVSGNMNADRLKNLKELKIDYVSMGKLTHSVKAMDISMKKLKIIK
- the nadA gene encoding quinolinate synthase NadA yields the protein MKYVFSGVKIPNEVNDFRGGKTILDIREKIVKLKKEKKAIILAHYYQRDDVQEIADYVGDSFYLAQVGKESDAEIIVFCGVRFMAESAKIISPDKTVLFPCYTEAPCCMEYMATPEEILQYKEKYPEVKVVTYVNSSSDVKTVSDVCCTSSSVENIINNLDSEEILFVPDKNLASYVQEQVLNKKIIPWDGCCNIHDAVKVSDIESAIDENGKDLVIAAHPECKKNVRDMAHYVGSTSGILNYVKKSSSKRFLIVTEKGISHQLKKYNPDKEFFFLPMLCKAMKKVFPETILESLETMNGEIILDDETVTKAAKALNNMLLFSKPRGE